The DNA sequence TGCGTAGATGGAAAATTAGCATTTGTGTCGATGCTTCATATAAAAACTCATATTTGTTCATGTAAGATCTGACAGCAGAGATCCTCACACCTGTTTAGCTGCGAGGAGATGTCTAAAATATGTGTAGAGTAAAACACCATGTCCAAAAAGTACAGAATTATTTCTGAGTAACAAGATCAGTTGTGAAGATCTCACTGTACTCACCGACACTACAGTGAACGCCGTGTTAACGACACCGGCACCGATGGTGGCGTAGACGGGCTGCGCGACTCCGGCTTTCTCGAAGATTTGGGTGGAGTAGTAAAACACCTAAAGGTACGAAGGTACAAAGAAGAAGTATTAGATGGTTttctatttcagtttttttgttttttttacacagttgaCATTAAGGTATGCTCAGGATATTCTTGATGTAGCTCCATTGTGTGTATTGTGTAGCGTAGTCACGGAcaagtgatgtcactgttgggtttttctctgtcaacaacaacaacaataaaacatcttGTCTGGGGTTTCGGAAAAACTTACGGCATTGATGCCGGACAGCTGCTGGGAGAGCTGCAGGACGATGGCGACGATGAGGGGCTGGCGGTACAGGGGTGACTGGATGAGCTCCTTGATGGtcaccttcttctccctcaTCATCTGCCgactctcctccttcatctcctgCATGTCAGCGCTCACATCGGTGGTGCCCCGCAGCTTCTTGAGCACTGAAAAAGCAGACCACCGGTTCAGCCACAcgtgttttctgttgatcaCATCTAGAGCAGTTTGATCACATAATAATCCCCGTTGGCGTGCGCGAACTCACCGCTCTTGGCCTTGTTCTCTTCGTTCCGGTTGATGAGCAGGAAGCGGGGGCTCTCGGGGCAGAGAGGCAGCAGGACGCACTGCATCACCGCTGGGATGAAGGTGAAGCCCAGGAGGAGCGGCCACAAGCTGTCGTTGCCCATGATTGCCTCCATTCCAAAGACCTGAAACCAACCCGGACATGAACCGCCTGAGAAAAACGCGACATGCCGCCTCCTCGCGGGACAGCGACTACACTTCACCGTCCACCAGTCTAGAATAAATCCCCGGGAACAACCCCGGTCCACCGACCTGTGCGATGAGGATGCCGGTGACGATGCCCAGCTGGTGCAGGGTGCCCAGGGCGCCTCGCAGCGACGTCGGGGACACCTCGCCCACGTACATGGGCACGAAGCCCGTGGAGAGGCCCGAGTAGAGGCCGATCACGAAGCGGCCGATGATCAGCATTTCCCAGGAGCTCGACATCTTGGAGAAGCCCATCAAAGCGGCGGAGACGAAGGCCAGGATATTGGCCACGAGCATGGAGTTCTTCCTGTAGAGGAGAAACGAGTTACAGTTAAATGTCCGTATACCAGGGAAATTTGTCACACCCCCAACATCCGACCACGAGTTCAACGAGTAGTGactgaacttgtttttttttcttttcacccacAAAGGGGTGTGTGACATGTCGGTTGTTGATGCGGTGTGATGTAACTTAtgcttgttttcctttttcctgggTGTGACTAAAGACAATTGCCTCACTGCCTCAGCTCACATGTTTTCACACCTTTCAGCACAAGACGTGAGCTTCCTCTGATCCTGACCAGCTCACATACTGTGCCGCTAATATATTTGTTATGTGTATTTTAGCTTTGGCtgtttatatttttggttttatcatGTACGATATTGCTTTTAATTCCTGagcttttcttgttttgttttcacacggGCCCCAGGAAGAAGGATGATCCTAACGATAACATATGTAAGATTAAATATTTTCGAGTTATTAAATTTCCACTTTACCGTCGTCTACTCCTTCTGCTAGTACCTACATTACATGAGAGGGTACAGTATTTACGTTTTAAGTAATTATGTAATACTTTTTGATAGATCTAGGACTTTTCCTGGAACTGTAAAGCAAGATCACGCGCTGTTAAAATGCTCTTTAAAAGACATCGATATATTCAACGCCACTAAGCGTAGCTGACAAATGAAAGCTGGGATGTAGcagtttagtatttttttctctccgaggCTGTTGTGATATTCTTCAACAGCAGATTTCATTCAGTAATCACCTTCCTAGGCGGTTGACAAAGAGTCCGACGGAAAAGGAGCCCAAGATGCCACCGACGGAGAAaatggagacggagacggacCAGATGGCCGTGAGGGTGGTCTTGGTGATTTGTTCCTCGTAGCGCTGGAACCACGTCTCATTGATGAATTTCTCGATGATCTACGACAAGTAAGAAGGAAAACAATGACACTGACACAACACATGTTTTTGGCAGAAATAAACAAGAAATATGTTTGGAAATGGTTTTGCAGGATTGGAACAGGATTCCACTCTGCACTGTGatcgggggtttttttttttgatgacattgcacaatgaaacaaaaacaattttataTCTTAAGACACAGAAAATCATCATAACAGAAAATTTTTCATGTCACAGTTTTAAATTCAGGGTTtggtcagattactttgaaatctAGTCAGTCGCGTAATCCATTGGtctacaaaaataatgtaatctaatctgaatattattggattacttcaaaatcaaatcttGAAAATATTGCACCCTATGACGAAAAAATTGACGCAACCGCAAAATTTGGAGTTCCACAAATTGATCTTTGAAActgttgaaatgtcaaaaagatTTCAACCCAAATAAGATTGAGCATATCCA is a window from the Scophthalmus maximus strain ysfricsl-2021 chromosome 6, ASM2237912v1, whole genome shotgun sequence genome containing:
- the slc2a1b gene encoding solute carrier family 2, facilitated glucose transporter member 1, with the translated sequence MDSGKQITFPLMMCVGAAVIGSLQFGYNTGVINAPQKIIEKFINETWFQRYEEQITKTTLTAIWSVSVSIFSVGGILGSFSVGLFVNRLGRKNSMLVANILAFVSAALMGFSKMSSSWEMLIIGRFVIGLYSGLSTGFVPMYVGEVSPTSLRGALGTLHQLGIVTGILIAQVFGMEAIMGNDSLWPLLLGFTFIPAVMQCVLLPLCPESPRFLLINRNEENKAKSVLKKLRGTTDVSADMQEMKEESRQMMREKKVTIKELIQSPLYRQPLIVAIVLQLSQQLSGINAVFYYSTQIFEKAGVAQPVYATIGAGVVNTAFTVVSLFVVERAGRRSLHLLGLLGMAGSAILMTIALALLEKVKWMSYLSIVAIFSFVAFFEIGPGPIPWFIVAELFSQGPRPSAIALAGLSNWTANFIVGMGFQYVQEICGPYVFVIFTVLLLMFFVFTYFKVPETKGRTFDEITAGFRGTGAAGGEKHSPEELSSLGADSQL